The following are from one region of the Rosettibacter firmus genome:
- a CDS encoding 4-phosphoerythronate dehydrogenase has product MLIIADENIPQVKDAFSSFGEVKLFAGRSITNKDLLDADVLLVRSVTKVNKELLENTKIKFVATATIGTDHIDKEYLKERNIVFADAAGCNAYSVAEYVICAIARLFNIYNKKFNNSKIGIIGYGNIGKKVAAFARTLGFNVLINDPPLQREGFPENFCSLEEALSADVITFHVPLNLDGIDKTFHLLDEEKLNLIKSEAILINTSRGPVVDNLALKKRLIEKNDLLTVLDVWENEPQIDTQLLGLVNISTPHIAGYSYEGKINSTLFIYNKFCEFMNIEPAWHPVVNNVENNIITVDNNESLEKLIDKICSYIYDINEDSKLLKKAVNFNTNELIKYFDSLRKYYRIRREFNNYTIRLSKEDDKLKEILKVLRLQI; this is encoded by the coding sequence ATGTTAATTATTGCTGATGAAAACATTCCACAAGTAAAAGATGCTTTCAGTTCTTTTGGAGAAGTAAAATTATTTGCAGGGAGATCAATTACCAATAAAGATTTACTTGATGCTGATGTTCTCCTTGTTCGTTCAGTTACAAAAGTAAATAAAGAATTACTGGAAAATACTAAAATAAAATTTGTTGCAACAGCAACTATTGGTACTGATCATATTGATAAAGAATATTTAAAAGAAAGAAATATAGTTTTTGCAGATGCCGCAGGGTGTAATGCATATTCAGTTGCTGAGTATGTAATTTGTGCTATCGCCAGATTATTTAATATATATAACAAAAAGTTTAATAATTCGAAAATTGGAATAATTGGATATGGTAACATTGGTAAAAAAGTTGCAGCTTTTGCCCGTACATTGGGTTTTAATGTATTGATAAACGATCCACCACTTCAAAGAGAAGGATTTCCAGAAAACTTCTGTTCATTAGAAGAAGCTTTATCTGCTGATGTGATTACATTTCATGTTCCACTTAATTTAGATGGAATCGATAAAACATTTCATTTGCTTGATGAAGAAAAGCTAAACTTAATAAAGAGTGAAGCAATATTAATTAATACTTCGCGTGGACCAGTAGTGGATAACTTGGCTTTAAAGAAAAGATTAATAGAAAAAAATGATCTTTTAACAGTACTTGATGTTTGGGAAAATGAACCACAGATAGATACTCAACTTCTTGGTTTGGTAAATATTTCAACGCCACACATTGCAGGCTATTCTTATGAAGGAAAAATAAATAGTACACTTTTTATATATAATAAGTTTTGTGAATTTATGAATATTGAACCTGCATGGCATCCAGTTGTAAATAATGTAGAAAATAATATTATAACTGTTGATAACAACGAATCATTAGAAAAATTAATTGATAAAATTTGTTCTTATATATATGATATAAATGAAGATAGCAAACTTTTAAAGAAAGCAGTCAATTTTAATACAAATGAGTTGATTAAATATTTTGATAGCCTGAGAAAATATTATAGGATTCGCAGAGAGTTTAATAATTACACAATTAGATTGAGCAAGGAAGACGATAAACTGAAGGAAATTTTAAAGGTTCTTAGACTTCAAATTTAA
- a CDS encoding Lrp/AsnC family transcriptional regulator, with amino-acid sequence MLDELDISILKKLQENGRTKRSELADLIGLSLPSLSERLKKLEDNNVIEGYYAKLNRHVFGYDIMVFIVVFMDSSKNYEKLIEHVKKTPEILECHAILGEGSHILKAIVKDTKSLEQLLSKIQSWQGVTRTVTNFVLSTIKETTKINI; translated from the coding sequence ATGTTAGACGAATTAGATATTTCCATACTTAAAAAGCTCCAGGAAAATGGAAGAACTAAAAGGAGCGAATTAGCAGATCTAATAGGTTTATCTCTACCTTCGCTTAGCGAAAGATTGAAAAAGTTAGAAGACAATAACGTAATTGAAGGTTACTATGCAAAGCTCAATCGTCATGTATTTGGTTATGATATTATGGTTTTTATAGTTGTTTTTATGGATTCATCTAAGAATTATGAAAAATTAATTGAGCATGTAAAAAAAACCCCAGAAATTCTGGAATGCCATGCAATTTTAGGTGAAGGTTCACATATTCTTAAAGCTATTGTGAAGGACACAAAGTCATTAGAGCAATTGCTAAGTAAAATTCAATCATGGCAGGGAGTTACAAGAACGGTTACAAATTTTGTATTATCAACTATAAAGGAAACAACTAAAATAAATATCTAA
- the glnA gene encoding type I glutamate--ammonia ligase has product MGKTDITVKDVLSFIKENKIEFIDFKFMDFPGQWQHFTVPASELDESSFESGFGFDGSSIRGWKSINESDMLIIPDPTTMFVDPFITAPTVSLICDVYEPLTKEKYARCPRNIAQKAEAYLKSTGIADTSYFGPEAEFFVFDDVRFDSGPNFAFYHLDSIEGKWNSGKEENPNLGYKPRYKEGYFPVPPTDKLMDLRNEMVQNLIKVGIEVEAQHHEVASGGQCEIDMRFKPLLRAADQLLMFKYIVKNTARMHNKTVTYMPKPIFGDNGSGMHVHVSLWLKDKPLFAGGGYAGLSETALYFIGGLLKHAPSLLAFTNPTTNSYKRLVPGFEAPVNLAYSQRNRSASIRIPMYSTSPKAKRIEFRCPDPSANPYLAFSAILMAGLDGIINRIDPGEPLDKDIYDMSPEELKGVPSTPESLAAALKALADDHEYLLKGDVFTEDVINAWINYKIEKEIKPMALRPHPFEFEQYFDV; this is encoded by the coding sequence ATGGGAAAAACTGACATAACAGTCAAAGATGTACTTTCTTTTATTAAAGAAAATAAAATCGAATTTATCGATTTTAAATTCATGGACTTTCCGGGACAGTGGCAGCATTTTACTGTTCCAGCTTCAGAATTAGATGAATCTTCTTTCGAAAGTGGTTTTGGATTTGATGGTTCATCAATTCGCGGCTGGAAATCCATTAATGAAAGTGATATGTTAATTATCCCTGATCCAACTACAATGTTTGTTGATCCGTTTATAACTGCACCTACAGTTTCACTAATTTGTGATGTTTATGAACCATTAACAAAAGAAAAATATGCCAGATGTCCTAGAAATATTGCACAAAAAGCAGAGGCATATCTGAAATCTACCGGTATAGCAGATACTTCATACTTTGGACCGGAAGCAGAATTTTTCGTATTTGATGATGTAAGATTTGATTCGGGACCAAATTTTGCATTCTATCATCTTGATTCCATCGAAGGCAAATGGAATTCTGGTAAAGAAGAAAATCCAAATCTTGGTTATAAACCAAGATATAAAGAAGGATATTTTCCTGTACCGCCCACAGATAAATTGATGGATTTGAGAAATGAAATGGTTCAGAATTTAATTAAAGTCGGGATCGAAGTTGAAGCACAACATCATGAAGTTGCAAGTGGTGGTCAGTGTGAAATCGATATGAGATTTAAACCATTATTGCGTGCTGCTGATCAGTTGCTGATGTTTAAATATATAGTAAAGAATACTGCAAGAATGCATAACAAAACTGTAACATACATGCCAAAACCAATCTTTGGAGATAATGGTAGTGGAATGCACGTGCATGTAAGTTTATGGCTTAAAGATAAACCATTGTTTGCTGGTGGTGGATATGCTGGATTGAGTGAAACTGCATTATATTTTATTGGTGGATTATTAAAACATGCTCCTTCTCTTTTAGCATTTACAAATCCAACAACAAATTCTTATAAACGACTCGTACCTGGTTTTGAAGCACCTGTAAATTTAGCTTATTCTCAGAGAAATAGAAGTGCTTCAATAAGAATTCCAATGTATTCGACTTCACCAAAAGCAAAAAGAATTGAATTTCGCTGTCCAGATCCATCAGCCAATCCTTATTTAGCTTTCTCTGCAATCTTAATGGCTGGTCTTGATGGTATAATTAATAGAATTGATCCTGGTGAACCACTTGATAAAGATATTTATGATATGTCGCCAGAAGAATTAAAAGGTGTACCATCTACTCCAGAATCTCTGGCTGCAGCATTAAAAGCGCTTGCAGATGATCATGAATATTTACTTAAAGGTGATGTATTTACAGAAGATGTAATCAATGCATGGATAAATTATAAAATTGAAAAAGAAATAAAACCAATGGCATTACGTCCACATCCATTTGAATTTGAGCAATATTTTGATGTATAA
- a CDS encoding pyridoxal-phosphate dependent enzyme, whose product MFLKKEPSKQDIIEAHERIKNYIHRTPILTSSSINSLFGCNLFFKCENFQKVGAFKIRGASNSVFSLSEDEIQNGVATHSSGNHAAALALSAKIRNIPAYIVMPKTATRTKISAVESYGGKIIYCEPNLKSREETLKNIINETNAVFVHSYDNYSVIAGQATCAKEIYEELNNKVKLDFIIAPVGGGGLLSGTCLSTIYFSPNTKVIGAEPSGADDAFRSLRDNFIHPSINPSTICDGLLTQLSDKTFSIIKKNVYKILRARDDSIIYCMKLIWERMKIIVEPSSAITLAVIFENKEEFVNKNIALILTGGNVDLEKLPWKN is encoded by the coding sequence ATGTTTTTAAAAAAAGAACCATCGAAGCAGGATATTATTGAAGCTCATGAAAGAATAAAAAATTATATTCATCGAACACCCATATTAACATCTTCATCAATCAATTCATTATTTGGTTGCAATTTATTTTTCAAGTGCGAAAATTTTCAAAAAGTTGGTGCCTTTAAAATCAGGGGTGCAAGTAATTCAGTTTTTTCTTTAAGTGAAGATGAAATACAAAACGGAGTTGCAACACATTCTTCGGGAAATCATGCTGCTGCTCTTGCTCTTTCGGCAAAAATTAGAAATATACCAGCATATATTGTAATGCCAAAAACTGCAACACGAACAAAAATATCAGCAGTTGAAAGTTATGGCGGAAAAATTATTTATTGTGAACCCAATCTAAAATCTCGCGAAGAAACATTAAAAAATATTATTAATGAAACAAATGCTGTTTTTGTACATTCATATGATAATTATTCAGTAATTGCTGGTCAGGCAACATGTGCAAAAGAAATTTATGAAGAATTGAATAATAAAGTGAAATTAGATTTTATAATCGCACCAGTTGGTGGAGGTGGTCTATTGAGTGGAACATGTTTGAGTACAATTTATTTTTCACCTAATACAAAAGTGATTGGGGCAGAACCATCCGGTGCAGATGATGCATTTCGTTCTCTAAGAGATAATTTTATACATCCTTCAATTAATCCCAGTACAATTTGCGATGGACTTTTAACACAACTTTCCGATAAAACTTTTTCAATAATCAAAAAAAATGTTTATAAAATTTTAAGAGCCAGAGATGATTCAATTATTTACTGCATGAAGTTAATCTGGGAAAGAATGAAAATAATTGTAGAACCATCAAGTGCTATTACACTGGCTGTAATTTTTGAGAACAAAGAAGAATTTGTTAATAAAAATATAGCACTTATTCTTACAGGTGGAAATGTTGATCTGGAAAAACTTCCCTGGAAAAATTAA
- a CDS encoding valine--tRNA ligase — translation MRPKNLSDIPKAYNPKDVEDKWYKYWYDHNLYHSEVDETKTPYTIVIPPPNITGILHIGHILNNTLQDIYIRYKRMKGFNACWVPGIDHASIATEAKVVAMLKEKNITKDQLSREEFLKYCYEWKEKYGGIIFQQLKKLGVSCDWQRERFTMDDHYYRKVIEAFVKLYKEGYIYRGYRMVNWDPASRSAISDEEVFYKEVKGKLWYLKYPVKDSNEFIIVATTRPETMLGDTAVAVNPKDERYKHLIGKRVILPIVGREIPIIGDEYVDMTFGTGAVKVTPAHDVNDYDMGLRHNLEIINIFNEDATTNGNVPKEFQGLDRYEARKKVIDRFIELGLLFKEEDYVTKIGYSQRGNVPIEPYLSEQWFMRMKELAEPALKVVLEGKIKFHPEHWVKTYEHWMTNIKDWCISRQLWWGHRIPVWYHKETGEIYCEVDPPKDIENWRQDDDVLDTWASSWLWAQDVFTNERDQKYYYPTDLLVTAPDIIFFWVARMIIAGMHFMKEIPFKDVYFTSTVRDIQGRKMSKSLGNSPDPLDLINEFGADALRFTMTYISPLGQDVHFSNEMVEIGRNFANKIWNAGRFLLMNAQNIKIDLSLKDKHIDFTDKWIYSRFHKTIKEFTNAIDNFEVNAASKIIYSYVWNDFCDWYVELSKYRLYHGDEEVKSAVLTRAILLYEEMLKLVHPFMPFITEEIWQMLDERKDGESISISAYPEFNENMINEEAEKEIEFVQNIVTALRNIRGEMNIPPSKQINVYLKTDKITEEQSNYIKSLVKIDQLIVSPDIQKPKASASAVVKGCDIFVPLEGLIDLNIERQRIQKEIARLTSSLEAVKKKLSNENFVAKAPADVIEREKNKMNDWQNALEKLQSILSDLN, via the coding sequence ATGCGACCCAAAAATCTTTCTGATATTCCAAAAGCTTATAACCCAAAAGATGTTGAAGATAAATGGTATAAATACTGGTACGATCATAATCTTTATCATTCAGAAGTAGATGAAACAAAAACTCCTTACACAATAGTAATTCCTCCACCAAACATAACTGGAATTCTACATATTGGTCATATTCTTAACAATACGCTTCAGGATATTTACATTCGGTACAAAAGAATGAAAGGCTTTAATGCCTGCTGGGTTCCGGGAATTGATCATGCTTCTATTGCTACCGAAGCAAAAGTAGTGGCAATGCTTAAAGAAAAAAATATCACTAAAGATCAACTATCAAGAGAAGAATTTCTTAAATACTGTTATGAATGGAAAGAAAAATATGGTGGAATAATATTTCAACAATTAAAGAAACTTGGAGTAAGTTGCGACTGGCAGCGAGAACGATTCACAATGGACGATCATTACTATCGAAAAGTTATTGAAGCATTCGTAAAGCTTTATAAAGAAGGTTACATTTATCGTGGTTATAGAATGGTTAACTGGGATCCAGCTTCAAGATCTGCAATATCTGATGAAGAAGTTTTTTACAAAGAAGTTAAAGGAAAACTCTGGTACTTAAAATATCCAGTAAAAGATTCTAACGAATTTATTATAGTTGCAACAACACGTCCCGAAACAATGCTCGGCGATACTGCAGTGGCTGTTAACCCAAAAGATGAACGTTATAAACATCTAATTGGAAAAAGAGTAATTCTTCCAATTGTTGGAAGAGAAATTCCAATAATAGGAGATGAATATGTTGACATGACATTTGGAACAGGTGCAGTAAAAGTTACTCCAGCTCATGATGTAAATGATTATGATATGGGTTTAAGACACAATCTTGAAATAATTAATATCTTTAACGAAGATGCAACTACCAATGGAAATGTTCCCAAAGAGTTTCAAGGACTCGATAGATACGAAGCAAGAAAAAAAGTTATTGATCGATTCATAGAACTTGGATTGTTATTTAAAGAAGAAGATTATGTTACAAAAATTGGTTATTCACAACGTGGTAATGTTCCCATTGAACCATATCTTTCTGAACAATGGTTCATGAGAATGAAAGAATTAGCTGAACCAGCTTTAAAAGTAGTTCTTGAAGGAAAAATAAAATTTCATCCAGAACACTGGGTTAAAACTTATGAACACTGGATGACAAATATTAAAGATTGGTGTATATCACGTCAGTTATGGTGGGGACATCGAATCCCTGTCTGGTATCACAAAGAAACAGGTGAAATTTATTGCGAAGTTGATCCACCAAAAGATATTGAAAACTGGCGACAGGATGACGATGTACTCGACACATGGGCTTCGAGCTGGTTATGGGCTCAGGATGTCTTTACTAACGAACGCGATCAAAAATATTATTATCCTACCGACCTTCTTGTTACTGCTCCAGATATAATTTTCTTCTGGGTAGCTCGTATGATTATCGCTGGTATGCACTTTATGAAAGAAATACCATTTAAAGATGTTTATTTCACAAGTACAGTTCGTGATATTCAGGGAAGAAAAATGAGTAAATCACTCGGCAATTCACCAGATCCACTCGATTTAATCAATGAATTTGGTGCCGATGCTCTTAGATTTACAATGACTTACATCTCGCCACTTGGACAGGATGTTCACTTCAGTAACGAAATGGTCGAAATTGGTAGAAACTTTGCAAATAAAATCTGGAATGCTGGAAGATTCTTATTAATGAATGCTCAAAATATAAAAATCGATCTTTCACTCAAAGATAAACATATTGATTTTACAGATAAATGGATTTACTCAAGATTCCACAAGACAATTAAAGAATTCACAAATGCAATTGATAATTTTGAAGTAAATGCAGCTTCAAAAATTATTTATTCTTATGTATGGAATGACTTCTGTGATTGGTATGTTGAACTTTCCAAATACAGACTTTATCATGGCGATGAAGAAGTAAAATCTGCTGTTCTTACAAGAGCAATCTTATTATATGAAGAGATGCTAAAACTTGTTCATCCATTTATGCCATTTATAACAGAAGAAATATGGCAAATGCTCGACGAAAGGAAAGATGGCGAAAGTATTTCAATTTCGGCTTACCCCGAATTTAATGAAAACATGATAAACGAAGAAGCAGAAAAAGAAATTGAATTTGTTCAAAATATTGTTACTGCCTTAAGAAATATTCGCGGCGAAATGAATATTCCTCCTTCAAAACAAATTAATGTTTATCTTAAGACAGATAAAATTACAGAAGAACAGAGTAATTACATAAAATCACTCGTAAAAATTGACCAGTTAATTGTTAGTCCAGATATTCAAAAACCAAAAGCAAGTGCTTCTGCTGTAGTAAAAGGATGTGATATATTTGTGCCATTAGAAGGTTTAATTGATTTAAATATCGAAAGACAAAGAATACAAAAAGAAATTGCAAGACTTACATCATCTCTCGAAGCAGTAAAGAAAAAATTATCGAATGAAAATTTTGTTGCCAAAGCACCTGCTGATGTAATTGAAAGAGAAAAAAATAAAATGAACGACTGGCAAAATGCTCTCGAAAAACTTCAAAGTATTTTATCTGATTTGAATTGA
- a CDS encoding thioredoxin family protein, with protein sequence MNNTIRLEEIYEYLKSHKFVLTYFSTDNCNVCKVLKPKVKDLIENEFPKVIFLYVNINESKELAAQLSIFAVPTIILFIDGKEHIRKSRFINLEELKSEIDRIYKFYY encoded by the coding sequence ATGAATAATACTATTCGTCTTGAAGAAATTTACGAATATCTCAAATCACACAAATTTGTGCTTACATATTTCAGCACAGATAATTGTAATGTTTGTAAAGTTCTAAAGCCAAAAGTAAAAGATTTAATTGAGAATGAATTTCCGAAAGTAATTTTTCTTTACGTAAATATAAATGAATCGAAAGAACTGGCAGCACAATTAAGCATATTTGCTGTTCCAACAATAATCTTATTTATTGATGGGAAAGAACATATCAGAAAATCCAGATTTATAAATTTAGAAGAATTAAAAAGTGAAATTGACAGAATTTATAAATTTTATTATTAA
- a CDS encoding S9 family peptidase, translated as MKTKFLLSILFLSFLYNNLLPQQKTLTFKQVYNFAEPRLINPLPQIKGWLDNSHYLELKTDSSKMIFKPVLMKVNAIDGTSEIFIDYRKINESLPNGFSVENAIASSNYRYFLFNQQNDLYVYSTEKNQFIQLTRDTLEEKNPKFSPDEKKIAYTKNNNLYVFDLENQKETQLTFDGSNLIYNGWASWVYYEEILGRASQYAAFWWSPNSDKICFLRFDDSPVPEFPLYRADGQHGKLELQRYPKAGDPNPKVKFGIVNLNNLQTIWADFDENKDQYIAWPFWTKDGKDLTVQWMNREQNNIIIYFVDTSTGKLKELYNEKQNTWVEWFEDLYFLNNGFLLRTSVDGWYHLYYYDMNGVLKKKLTEGNLTVLDIAFVDEKKEKVYFHGWKDNSTEKHLFVVNLNGKGLKQITTIEGTHTCTISPDGKYFYDRFSNITTPAKIDLYSIDGKKIRTIGDSKNPIMNEYKLAKVELFRIPTEDGYQLPAIWYLPSDFDETKKYPVIISIYGGPGSPTVRNAFPYWLEPYYLSQYGIIYISVDHRGSGHFGKKGIDLMHRNLGKWEMHDYIEAVKWLKKKTFIDTNKIAITGGSYGGYVTALALTYGADYFKYGIAEFGVMDWKLYDNVYTERYMDKPDENEEGYKNSSVLNYVKNYKGKLLITHGTMDDNVHMQNSIQLIYELQKLNKDFELMIYPNARHGITMPLRNHSLKLKTQFWFKYLLGKEFHIDKD; from the coding sequence ATGAAAACAAAATTCTTACTCTCAATTTTATTCTTATCTTTTTTATACAATAACTTATTACCACAACAAAAAACTCTAACTTTTAAGCAAGTATATAATTTTGCCGAACCAAGATTAATTAATCCTCTTCCTCAAATAAAAGGCTGGCTCGATAATTCTCATTACCTCGAACTTAAAACTGATTCTTCTAAAATGATATTTAAACCAGTTTTAATGAAAGTTAATGCAATAGATGGCACATCAGAAATATTCATTGACTATAGAAAAATAAATGAATCATTGCCAAATGGATTTAGTGTAGAAAATGCTATTGCTTCTTCTAATTACAGGTATTTTCTATTTAATCAACAAAACGATCTTTACGTTTATTCTACCGAAAAAAATCAATTCATTCAATTAACCAGAGATACTCTTGAAGAAAAAAATCCAAAATTCTCACCTGATGAAAAAAAGATAGCTTACACAAAAAACAATAATCTCTATGTTTTCGATTTAGAAAATCAGAAAGAAACACAACTTACTTTTGATGGAAGTAATTTGATTTATAATGGATGGGCATCGTGGGTCTATTATGAAGAAATTCTTGGAAGAGCAAGTCAATATGCTGCATTCTGGTGGTCACCAAATAGCGATAAGATTTGTTTCCTGAGATTTGATGACTCACCAGTACCTGAATTTCCTCTCTACCGTGCCGATGGACAACATGGTAAATTAGAATTACAACGTTATCCTAAAGCAGGCGATCCAAATCCTAAAGTAAAATTTGGTATCGTTAATCTAAACAACTTACAAACCATCTGGGCAGATTTTGATGAAAATAAAGATCAATATATTGCTTGGCCTTTCTGGACAAAAGATGGAAAAGATCTTACTGTTCAATGGATGAATAGAGAACAAAATAATATCATAATTTATTTTGTTGATACTTCAACAGGAAAACTAAAAGAACTTTATAACGAAAAACAAAATACCTGGGTTGAATGGTTCGAAGACTTATATTTCTTAAATAATGGATTTCTATTAAGAACTTCTGTTGATGGCTGGTATCATCTATATTATTATGACATGAATGGTGTGCTCAAGAAAAAATTAACAGAAGGGAATCTGACAGTCCTTGATATTGCTTTTGTAGATGAAAAAAAAGAAAAAGTTTATTTTCATGGCTGGAAAGATAATTCAACTGAAAAACATTTATTTGTTGTTAATCTAAATGGCAAAGGTCTCAAACAAATAACTACAATTGAAGGTACTCATACTTGTACTATTTCTCCAGATGGAAAATATTTTTATGATAGATTTAGCAATATAACAACACCAGCTAAAATTGATTTATATTCAATTGATGGAAAAAAAATTAGAACTATTGGAGATTCAAAAAATCCAATAATGAATGAATATAAACTTGCAAAAGTAGAATTATTCAGAATTCCCACAGAAGATGGATATCAACTACCAGCTATCTGGTATTTACCATCTGATTTTGATGAAACCAAAAAATATCCTGTAATAATTTCGATTTATGGTGGACCTGGAAGTCCCACCGTTCGCAATGCATTCCCATATTGGCTTGAGCCTTATTATTTATCACAATATGGAATAATTTATATCTCAGTTGATCATCGTGGTTCGGGTCACTTTGGTAAGAAAGGAATTGATTTAATGCATCGCAACCTGGGAAAATGGGAAATGCATGATTACATCGAAGCTGTCAAGTGGCTTAAGAAAAAAACTTTCATCGATACAAATAAAATTGCAATTACCGGAGGAAGCTATGGTGGGTATGTTACAGCTCTGGCTTTAACTTACGGAGCTGATTATTTTAAATATGGAATAGCAGAATTTGGCGTTATGGATTGGAAACTTTATGACAATGTTTACACAGAAAGATATATGGATAAACCAGATGAAAATGAAGAAGGATATAAAAATTCATCTGTGCTCAATTATGTAAAAAATTATAAAGGCAAATTATTAATTACTCATGGAACTATGGACGATAATGTCCACATGCAAAACTCAATTCAATTAATTTATGAATTACAAAAACTAAATAAAGACTTTGAATTAATGATTTATCCAAATGCAAGACACGGAATAACAATGCCACTAAGAAATCATTCTTTGAAATTGAAAACTCAATTCTGGTTTAAATATTTACTTGGAAAAGAATTTCACATAGATAAAGATTAA
- a CDS encoding aldo/keto reductase → MEYVHLGRTGLKVSRLCLGTMNFGPYTSEEESFRIMSRALELGINFFDTANVYGWEKGAGVTEQIIGKWLTEDKSRRDKIVLATKVYGKMGEGPNDSKLSAYHIRKACEDSLRRLQTDHIDLYQMHHIDRNTPWEEIYQAMEQLVREGKIIYVGSSNFAAWNLTEAIYKARERNFLGIVSEQSIYNLRNRHIELEVIPACKAFGIGLIPWSPLGGGILCGVLEGVKEGRRTREPLQKSIEKLRPQLEAYEKLCKEINQKPADVALAWVLSNPVVTSPIIGPRTLEQLEENVKALDLKLSDDILKKLDEIWPGPGNQAPEAYAW, encoded by the coding sequence ATGGAATACGTACATCTCGGTAGAACAGGCTTAAAAGTCAGTCGTCTTTGTCTCGGCACAATGAATTTTGGACCTTATACAAGTGAGGAAGAAAGTTTCAGAATAATGAGCCGGGCCTTAGAATTAGGAATAAATTTTTTTGACACTGCAAATGTATATGGTTGGGAAAAAGGGGCAGGAGTTACCGAACAAATTATTGGCAAATGGCTAACAGAAGATAAAAGTCGTAGAGATAAAATTGTGCTTGCAACTAAAGTATATGGAAAAATGGGAGAAGGTCCAAACGATTCAAAACTTTCTGCATATCATATTAGAAAAGCCTGTGAAGATAGTTTAAGAAGGCTTCAAACAGATCATATCGATTTATATCAAATGCATCATATCGATCGCAACACACCATGGGAAGAAATTTATCAAGCAATGGAACAACTCGTAAGAGAAGGAAAAATCATTTATGTAGGTAGTTCAAATTTTGCTGCATGGAATTTAACAGAAGCAATTTATAAAGCTAGAGAAAGAAATTTTCTGGGAATTGTTTCAGAGCAAAGTATTTACAACCTGAGAAATAGACACATTGAACTCGAAGTTATTCCTGCATGTAAAGCATTTGGTATTGGATTAATTCCATGGAGTCCACTGGGTGGTGGAATCCTATGCGGTGTTTTAGAAGGAGTTAAAGAAGGAAGAAGAACAAGAGAACCATTACAAAAATCAATTGAAAAATTACGTCCACAACTCGAAGCTTATGAAAAACTATGCAAAGAGATTAATCAAAAGCCAGCTGATGTTGCTTTAGCCTGGGTATTAAGTAATCCTGTTGTAACTTCTCCTATTATTGGACCAAGAACTTTAGAACAACTTGAAGAAAATGTTAAAGCACTCGATTTAAAATTATCTGATGATATTTTGAAAAAACTTGATGAAATCTGGCCTGGACCCGGTAATCAGGCACCAGAAGCATATGCCTGGTAA
- a CDS encoding heme exporter protein CcmB: MKSYYLFKKDWESELRTRYAINALAMFILVTISIIMFSIGEEKISEYLNGGLLWVVIFFSAMSGLSRVFVSEEERGTTMTLHLIASPATIFTGKLIFNLVLVFLMNFAITILFLIFFDSFIIRNFLLFFIAFLLGNIGIAISSTIIAAIISKASTKGTLYPVLSFPILLPLILILLELTKFSMDGNTVSSSLIEILVLVCYDVIMITASYLLFDFIWKE, encoded by the coding sequence ATGAAATCATATTATTTATTTAAGAAAGACTGGGAATCGGAATTAAGAACTCGATATGCTATAAATGCACTCGCAATGTTTATACTGGTTACAATAAGTATAATAATGTTTTCAATTGGTGAAGAGAAGATTTCAGAATATTTAAATGGTGGCTTACTCTGGGTTGTTATATTTTTTTCTGCAATGTCTGGATTATCAAGAGTTTTTGTTTCTGAAGAAGAACGTGGAACTACAATGACTCTTCATCTTATAGCATCGCCAGCAACAATATTTACCGGAAAATTAATTTTTAATTTAGTTCTTGTTTTTTTGATGAATTTTGCCATTACCATTCTTTTCCTGATTTTTTTTGATTCTTTTATAATTCGCAATTTCTTACTTTTTTTTATTGCATTCTTATTGGGTAATATAGGGATTGCAATTTCTTCAACAATTATAGCAGCCATAATTTCAAAGGCATCAACGAAAGGAACCCTCTATCCAGTGTTGTCATTTCCAATTTTACTTCCTTTGATTTTAATACTACTTGAACTTACGAAGTTTTCGATGGATGGAAATACAGTTTCATCATCTCTGATTGAAATATTAGTGCTTGTTTGTTATGATGTTATTATGATAACAGCTTCGTATCTTTTATTTGATTTTATATGGAAAGAATAA